The genome window gtatacaatgggtgatgttagcatagcaaccgaagctaaactgactatattgactacttgttgctaaccaacacagtctcacgatatttcgtgttatagtcacgaaattaatctattgattcgtgttcaccaacacgatttcgccattttttttgtgtcacacagaacTATTTAAAAAGCaatttaaataataacaaattagaagtgAAGAGAATTAAATTAACATATTATAGCAGGAAGTTTAATACAGTGTAATTTTTTGGTATATTAATTTTAATGTCccctgatatataagaagtgtgtttttatatattcatgtgtgtacttaattactttGCATTTAATAGTAGCAGTTTATATGAACAAAAAGCTGGAGAGATGAGAAGTGAAAACTTCCCTGTCAGGAGAAAGGGAACAGAGGGGAAAATACACTTATATAGACATATGGTATAGGCAGCAGAgagaagggtgtgtgtgttgcaagTAAGCCATGGTCATCATCCAAAATCCTAAATAAACTACAATACATCCAGAACTTGCGCTgtccgcctcctcacccacaccccgctccagagaccacatcacccccgtccttcaaaacctgcactggctccctgttcgtCAACGAATACACTTCAAAATCCTTCTGCTAACACACAAAGCTCTCAATAACCAGGCTCCCCCCCTACTctccgacctgatccaccactacacaccccttcccgcagcccttcgctcatcagaagcgaacctcctctctatccccaagaaaaccaagctccgaacctggggggacagagccttctccatcgctggcccccaccctctgggaaCTCCCTCCAcaaacacatcagagactgcacacgacccccccccactttcaaaacactgaccaaaacacacctcttcagactggcttttaatctgtgaattatgctgtattgctgttttaataacttttaaatgttattttatcttgttctaataacttttaaattctattttatcatgttttatcaccactgtaaagcgtctttgagcacctggaaaagcgctttgaaatgcaatgtattattattattattattattattattatggtcTGTGTAATAACTGCTCAATTATACTGGTGcttgtgtttttattgatttctttCTGTTTCATTCTTTCATGTTGTGAGTACTAAATTGCCACAACTGTGTGCAGTAGTTGGCTCAAATGTGTTTAAATTACTTATGTGAAATAAGGAGCAGGTTGGCATGACAGGAGACTGGGGATGTGGGGAGAGGAcacattcttatctaaacacagaatGCTAAGTAGCTAGAACATACATGTataaaatatatgtgtgtgttaattACTTGTATCAACTAATAATAGGGAGTTGGGAAATATGAGGAGTAAAACCATTATTTAGAGTAAAATGTGAGCAGGAGAATGCCCTTATTTGAAGATAGCTCAGATCTCTGAAATGAGTGTGCATTCTCTGTATATGTTATGTAGTGTCCGGGCAGGAcacccaatgtgtctgtgttaccttaaatggtaaaagaaggaaaatgagtgtgtgtgacaCAACCTAAGGataaatgagtgtgcgtgacacAACCTAAGGGgaaatgagtgtgcgttctcTACAGAAGCTGAGATTCTACTATTttactgcttgagagcagaggtaatgttttcctcgttattattgatattaaagtaGTACATATATTGTTTGTATTAGTCAACTATAACAAAAGTATGTGAAACTGTGTGTACATTGAACTAAGGGAGAGGGGGGGCCGCAGAGATGGAAGTCTCTGCaaaatgtgtgggtgtgtgaaagTACACCCAATGCGTCTgttttaccttaaatggtaAAAGACTCTTGTTTCTGTGGGTCCTCTGCTGGCTCGTCGCTTTTATATCAACCAATGAATGGACTCTATGGGAGGAGAATCCGGCAAACCTCCTCCCCGTTCTCTTTGCATATAAGCCTGTTGTTTCTTTAGATCGCTCTCTCTTCTACTGCTGTCAGGACCGGAATCTGAACAGCACGTGAACCAGGGCAGGAGTACTCCTTATCgttttgtattgcattgtatttttaccttttataaataaaacagattattgtttaactggtatcctggtgtcttctgatTTCCTTCCTGTTTATGATTTTAAGCAGCTCGCCAAAACCACacgcggagccgaggtgggttgtaaaaacaggaaaaacagatttaaagaaatacagatttcagtattctgatacagaacgattttagaagcaatgtatttatattggtagtatgtgtcgtgcctgcaccaaataataaacaaattagaaggaaaaaaagatcacAAGAAATACAGATTttagtattctgaggctctgagccatttatTTCCTCGCGGACGGGCAAAATAaaactccgacattatacaatttaacagTAAAGGGATAGGGTTAGGGTGAGATATATATCAGACAATGTTTTATGAACCAGCTCCAGCGTCTCTGGTATTCCAAGCACCCGGACCGGACACAAAGACGCCAGGCACGAAATATACTACCAATATAAAtaaattgcttttaaaatcgttctgtgtgacacgaaagaaATGCGAAAATCGTGATTTATTTATTATGGTCATAAATTAATTTCATCTATTGATTCAATAGATGAAATTAATTTATGACCataacacaaaatgccgtgagactgggttgtgctaaactattgtggcataagccgttttctactGGCACATTTTACTggcgtatttttcattatgattctacttgtgatagtcggacatgacaacctgtgcagcccatgtattgattccatacGATGGCTGCtctaatacaaaaaacaacgtctgcctgctctccacaatgatcaatgacagcgaacggatggtccaagtaaggtacaaataaacagaatcacacgaagcctggttagtgttgcctgactttataaagtgtgtggttgcattctagtcactttgctcagcgctactgcttgttacaacttgtatttgccATACTCGCCATCAAATGTTATtgctcaggttaatctcgccCCCCTCCGACGTAAGCATGACGTATGCGGTTCTTGCTTCTAGACCGCGATTTTTTCGAGCTTGGTAAGAACCGGTTTTCGGGGAAAAGAtccggctccgctgcggtgtgaacagcaAAAACCGGTGCTTAtgaggctctagctccgaaccgCCCCTGGAACTGCGTTGGTGCGAAAGGGGcaaaagtgttccttccaacgccctatcATCCTATCaattgaggtcaacaacgtctcATCCTTTCTGtgcacagcttggatggtcccctgcttccccctcctgaggtgtcggacggTTTTCCAGAAAAACGTTGGTGCCGGCCGAAAGTCCTTATCCATggcttctccgaacttctcccacacccgctgctttgcctcggccacggctgaggctgctgcccttcgggcctgtcggtaccttgcaactgcctcgggagtcccccgggataacaaatcccggaaggcctccttcttcagtccgacggcttccctgaccaccggtgtccaccaggaggttcgagggttaccgccccttgaggcatctaagaccttgagaccacagctccccgccacggcttcggcaatagaggctttgaacaccgcccactctggttcaatgtccccaacctccacagggatgcctgaaaagctccgccggaggtgtgagttgaaggcctacTGGACTTAGGActcctcctgaacttgggcctcctccagacgttcccagttcacctgaactacacgtttgggcttaccaggtctgtccagagcttcccccgccactcgacccaactcaccaccagatggtgatcagttgacaactctgcacctctctttacccgagtgtcaaACAAACGGCCTCAGGTCCAATGATACGATAACAAAATcaatcatggaccttctgcctacggtgctctggtaccacgtacacttggtgtttgttatggccaatcaaTGACTAGCACaggagtccagtaacaaaccaccactccggttcagatcaggtgggccgttcctcccaatcatgcccctccaagtgtctccatcattgcccacatgtgcgttgaagtctcccagcaagattaaagagtccccttcaggagccccatacaggactctttccagggtctccaagaaggccgaatactctgaactgctgttgggtgcataagcacacacaacagtcagagttttcccccccataacccgcaggcgtagggaggcgaccctcttgTCCACTGAGGTAGACTCCAACAAAGCAACACCCAACCGGGGCTTGTGAggatccccacacccgcccagCGCCTCACACATTgggcaactccggagaagaatagagtccaacccctatcaagaagtaaggttccagagccgacgctgtgagaggtgagcccaaccagatacAACTAGTAACGCTCCAGCTCCCGGGTCTGGTCCATCGAGACCCTcggctttcactgccacccttctggcagcgcacccgaacccatcgctgtttcccgtaggtggtgggcccgcgggacggttCTACATGCCAATGTAAAAAACACCCTATTGTGTGCACTGCCAAGGCtgttcatattagtattttgATGGCTTCATGAAACAAGTCTTACCAACTTTTGCGTTGCCAGAATGTGAAATacctttgaataataacaataaGAATAAACACTAGTAAGTCAGCACATAAATGACTTTGGTTTGGTGTCCCCATTTGTTCCAGTACATAATCAAGTCTGCAGTTTTAGTTAACAAAACTTGATCCAAATATTCTGCAGAGGAACATTTCATAACAGCACATTATATACAATGAAGGGAATGATTAAATGTGAACTAAATCAACATCCTACTGAGCAACAAGCAAAGGCCTGAAACGTACTCACAAAGAACATGGAGGGTCATAATCGTTTCAAAGCGAAGGTCGGTGTTGCCAGCTTGTCGTTTGTAGAGAGCAGTGCACGAAACATTCTGTCCATTGTGGAGGTAAGAAGAGGTGAATTTCATAACTGAGATCATGGATTCAAATTCATGTTTCTCCTCAATGTCACCTATCCCGGGGGTCCAAGTCAGAGCTGGGGGAAGGATGGGACACGGAGCGACAGCCGTGCAGCTCAACGTCACCAGAGCCCCCTCTTCTACCTCGAGCGTAGATGGAGTTATGGTAGGTTGGTCCAGTGAATCTGAGGAGTAAAAAACCAAGTAAATGACAAGAGAGAAACCAAAAGATGTGTAAAGTGTAAAAGAATAAGACTCAATGCAAACTTTGAATGATGATACGGACTCCTGTTGCGTAGGTGAGCCTCAGCTTGTTATTACACTGAATCCtgaagtagtagtagttgtcagACGGTGGCATGTTGTAGAAGATGGTGGTGCACTCCTTGTTCTGCAGGTTCCCCGTGAGGTTTCCTTGCAGCATGTTTCTGCTTGCCTGATCTCCAGTGAGGCTGGAATCAAACACAACTCTTTCGATCATGATTCCTCTGATCCACATTGCTTTGCAGGAATCATCCAGATCTCCAACAAACTGCAAATCGATGTCGAAAGTGCAGGGGACCTTCACACAGGATCCAGTTAGTCCATCTATTCTCAGAGGCAtggttatttcccatttcaaGCATAAGCTGCCTGAGGTGAAATCAAAGCAATACATTAATATCCGAAGCAGAAATGTAAACTGTCATTATTAAAAGGGAAACAAAATCGTCTAAATTAACAGCACACACCCACAAAACGTTCATTTGAAAGTAATCTAAAGACATCCAAAAGGCATTAGATTGTTGGAAACCCTACCTTGAAGTAGAAGGAGGAAAACCTTTAAAGCAACCGTCATGCTTTTCTGTCGGCTTGATATTCCTACAGAGGGACCAGACACGGAATCTATTCATTTTATTAACTAGTTAACTACTCAAATATGAATAGCCATAATAAAGAATAATAGATATTTTAAAGGTGGAAATtatatgaagctcagcgcaagttcagacaggaagacccatcactccgtattgcacgtcatggcaatactcgctcctttCACTAGATGAGAGacagcgccactccttagccaacctatcacttccctccattcacaagcctaattatcgcacctgttaatccctctatatatgctctccccttttctatcagctgtctttcaggtgtcaacgcgcaacggtAGTGCAAACAAACCTCCGCGTACGACAAAACTAACCTCAAAGATGTCCAATTCGAACGATTCCGAGGACGAACTCTTCCAGGAGGATCTCAATCCCAGCCCTGACGCTCCGCCCGAGGCAGCTTCCCCCTCCTCAAGCTACCGGCGCCCGAGCGGGTTCCCGCAGCAGCTCTCATTCAGCAGAGGCAGATCTCCTCACTCTTCAACTGCAGCAGAAGGGCATTTCCCCAGCCCCAGGTACTCTCTCCCAGCTTCGCGAGCTCTCAGACCAAGTAGCAGGCGCCGTCCCCCAGCTCACGccagcagctccagccggcCCCTCCGACAGATCGCGGCGCGGCCGAGGCCGCGGGGGTAAGAGGACAAGGAAGTCGCCCCCCCCAGTAGCTCATCCGTCCAAAAAGTCAACTTCCTCCCAGGCTCGCACCATCGCTGACCAGCCCGGAAGCACCTTAAACCAGCCTGGGCTCATAGATACCAGCTTCGCCAACACCCTGCAATCCCTGGCCAAATCCATGCAACAAATCGACGCTCGCCTTCAGTCTATGGAAAGGGCAGCAGCCAGAGCCTCCACTTCATCAACTCACAGGGCTGCGCTTCCGGCCATGGCGCCGCCTGGGTTAatgccagtccaagcccctacattCCCTCACAGTGTAGCCTCCCCTCATTCCCTGGCTTCCGCCCTCCCAGTCACCCTTTCCACGCCTGCAACGATGCTCATCCGAGGTCCGTATGTCCCAGGCGCAGCCGGCCTAAGATCCCCACCCTGCTTCAGAAACCACATGGCGGGAGATTCTTCTGATCATTCACCCCTCCACTCCCTTAATATCACTCGCTTAGCAGCGtctcatctactcacccagatcccGTGCTCTTAGAACTATCTTCCCTTAGGGCTCAAACacattcttattttattttttatttttattaataaataaatagatacaaaatgcctatataatttttttttttttttaaattaaataaaaacgttggtaatcatgcatataactggtggtggtgtcatTAACATATCAGCTCACATATCATTGTCATGTTTTATATCTGGATTCTATTGCATCATCAAACTAAGATCACAGACACATTTACACTACAGGTCCTGTCGTGTTACATGGTTATTCAAGTCATGTTCCACGTGTTCTGACCGAAGGGTCTCCGGCTCGAGTGAGCCAGGACGTGACATCCACgcatttttatttcacgtttggccggaagggcttttacttttcatgtttgaccggaagggtcccaggctctgtacatgacaacgctctgtttatatgccttgacctgtatctgtctgctttgttgaatttgtatttttgtatttttatgtttttatatatgcttgtattttagtttagttgttatgtttttatatatgcttttatcataatataagtatctctgttgaatgttgttttactgattgtatttacctgttatttgaagtgaatttttgttttaggatgacttttaacatctgtccagggactacagatgaaaaatagcctgttggctaactctggcgcatttacagaaatgtcaattaatgtgcactgtccctgtcaaataagtaaaaaaaaaaaaaaaaaaaaaaaggctcgTGAGCCAGGACGAATCCATCCATGCATTTTCCCACTCTTAGTCCTACGCTAGTcaataacatgttttctctGTCCCCGTATAATTCTCTAATTATATCCATAAACCACCGCAGCTACCTCATAAGGTAAGTAACCCAGTACATCTCAATTCTATATATTTCATTATTTTGGGGattcatcggatcggttctcccttcccgaatgatattcctgcacaacgggaaaccccgtatgtccgggatgccctgtacgtccaggaaggatgcccgaggcatcagtacgtctaaatccccacatgtattaacctctcatttcatccatagatttccaccgcatcccacaaggtaagaattcttcacgttcagtacttcatacttcacttcttttgggggttcatcggaaacggttctttcccttcccgaatgatatcctacaaaacctgggcctaatcgccaaacaccatttagttcttttgttataaactatcatgtttcatttatataatgtgacggataataaacatgtattacatacatcacgtctctcctgattgaaatgaagctgagcgcaagttcagacaggaagacccatcactccgtattgcacgtcatggcaatactcgctcctttCACTAGATGAGAGAGAGCGCCACTCCTCAGCcaacctatcacttccctccattcacaagcctaattatcgcacctgttaatccctctatatatgctctcccctgttctatcagctgtcttccaggtgtcaacgtgcaaccctcctccaccccttcgcctcctgcttccaactcagggccaagctcaacctcctcccttccaaccggacctaaccacttatcaccaccaccagtgtctagacccgggggggttcatcggaaacggttctttcccttcccgaatgatatcctacaaaacctgggcctaatcgccaaacgcCATTTCGTTCTTTTGTTATAAACTatcatgtttcatttatataatgtgacggataataaacatgtattacatacatcacgtctctcctgattgaaattaaCTTCACTTCATACTTCACAACGTAAAATATTGTTACTTATCAAGAAGTTGCTTAAAGAATAACCCGTAGAGAAGCAGTGCctggttatttaaaaaaaggaatgAATACTACTGAAAAGTacaagttaaaaataaaatcaatactTTTAAACTGTTGCTTTAACTTATATTGCAATGTTCTCTTTCTGTTACTGGTTTCATCACCAACATGAGGAAAGGATGTCCTGCTTTCAAAGATAATATAAGGGTGCCAGCATGAAGATGTTAACTGTACTGATaactatttaaaatgtgttgcaTTTGTTTTGATAGAAATGATGTTAAGGTATGCAAATCATTCTTCCAAAtaccaaatatatatataactaaaTGACTGAATTA of Pseudochaenichthys georgianus chromosome 3, fPseGeo1.2, whole genome shotgun sequence contains these proteins:
- the LOC117441059 gene encoding myelin-associated glycoprotein-like; this translates as MTVALKVFLLLLQGSLCLKWEITMPLRIDGLTGSCVKVPCTFDIDLQFVGDLDDSCKAMWIRGIMIERVVFDSSLTGDQASRNMLQGNLTGNLQNKECTTIFYNMPPSDNYYYFRIQCNNKLRLTYATGVRIIIQNSLDQPTITPSTLEVEEGALVTLSCTAVAPCPILPPALTWTPGIGDIEEKHEFESMISVMKFTSSYLHNGQNVSCTALYKRQAGNTDLRFETIMTLHVLSDQHGPCEVLLWVGVAAVSLIVNVISIIVMMFLWHTRNKVKPNQEDRIYMSIKKTDVSSDYEVIAQPLNQQQHASTECSGR